TGAGAAAAAAAATATAACGCTTTTGTACTCCGGCGATAAAGGCAATGACAAGGAAAATGGGCACATAGACCGAAGCAGTACCAAGATCAGGCTGTACAAGGATAAACCCCATCGGTACGACAGCCAAAAACATTCCCTTAAGGAAAACAGAGAGCCTTTTCACGCCCTTCTTATTGTTTTCGAAATAGCGGGCAAGCAAGACAATCGTCGATATCTTGGCAAACTCAGAAGGCTGAATACCGAAACCAAAAAAACCGAGCCAGGAGCGGGCTCCGTTAACCGACTTTCCCAAAACAAGTGTAGAAATCAGCAAAAAAATTGAAAAAAAGTATATAACGACGGCCCATATACGAATTATTGAATAGTCGACCATGAGCAGTACAAAAAAAAGTACAATACCAAGAACGGCCCATATAATCTGATAGAGATATTCATTGGAAACAAGTTCGCCACTCGAATTTATGCCGCTGGAATAGATGAAGAGAACCCCCAAAACCATTAAAACAAGCATAGAGATAAAGAGTATCAGATCAAAATTAAAGATATTCCCCGATCTTGCCACTCTAATTCTCCTTCCTGCGATCATTATGAAGCCATCCCCAGTGAAGGGCCTTCAGAGCCTCATCATAGGTCTGATGTGCGAAGATTCCTTGGAAGATGATGTTGGCCGCCCTGACGGCCCACCATTCCCAATCATTGGATGCTTCGACCATGGTCACTACTACCAGCTGGTCTTCAGGCGGAGCACCGTAGGGACCGTTTGCTGCAAACCAAGCATGCCATCGGTCGTCGTAGCCTACCTCGGCTGTTCCTGTCTTACCAGCTACATCAACAGCCTTCGTAGTGATTACAACGGCTGCCGTCCCGTCCGTGATAACCCCCCGCATATTTTCCTGAACCGTTTTGAAGGTCTCTTCGCTGATCGGTGCCGTTTTGTAAATTTCGGGTTCAACGATCCTAACAGTCTCGCCGCTGGTGGGATCTCTTACCTCTTTGAGAAAATGAGGACGATAAATAACGCCTTGATTGACGGTCATTGCCACAGCATTTGCCAACTGAATCGGCGTTACCAAAAGATAACCCTGCCCAATCGAAAGGTTGACCGTATCACCGCCGACCCAGGGACTGTTAAAACGCTGCTGTTTCCACTGGGGAGTGGGAACGAGGCCAGCTATCTCTCCCGGAATATCAATTCCGGAAACTGTACCAAAACCGAACAGCTTGGCATATTCGGAAATGATATCGATCCCCAAATGTCGTAAGCCTAAAGTATAAAAATAGACATCACAACTTTCCTCCAGGGCCTCTTTCAGATTAAGAGGCCCATGACCATGGAGCAGGTGACAGTTGAAATAGCGATCGCCAAGGCGAAAACGTCCTTCGCAGGTTATCGTTTTCTGAGGATCGATGGCATGCTCCTCCAGTGCAGCGGTAGTCATAATAATCTTGAAGGTTGAGCCCGGAGGGTTTGCAGATTGTATTGCCCGATTGAGAAAGGGGTTATGAGGGTCAAGGCTCAATGTTCGAAAAGCCTCGTCAGATGTATCGGTGTAAAAAAGATTCGGATCGAACCAAGGATAGGAAACCATAGCAATAATTTCACCGGTGGCAGGCTTGAGAACAATGGCCGATCCCATCCTGTCGCCGAGGGCCTCTTCACACAGCTTCTGAATGCGCTTATC
This window of the Sediminispirochaeta bajacaliforniensis DSM 16054 genome carries:
- the mrdA gene encoding penicillin-binding protein 2, with product MTGFSGPQDSTVRKSRVLVLGFIVGLLVLIYLLYLFNMQVVHTIFYQDRAKAVAMRSFTVPAQRGEIFDRNVDYPLATNIDSFAVYIIPAQLPADNRNAVFERLGRVLNMPESAIEKKIPARASQYFQPVEVKSGVDLATVTRIAERVEDFPGVTWNSKSIRNYNDIGSLSHILGYVGNITVEELQVLYNQGYNINSVIGKSGIEKSYDTLLRGKDGRSFSTVDVRGRQIGGIEDRFEAPENGKNLVLTVDKRIQKLCEEALGDRMGSAIVLKPATGEIIAMVSYPWFDPNLFYTDTSDEAFRTLSLDPHNPFLNRAIQSANPPGSTFKIIMTTAALEEHAIDPQKTITCEGRFRLGDRYFNCHLLHGHGPLNLKEALEESCDVYFYTLGLRHLGIDIISEYAKLFGFGTVSGIDIPGEIAGLVPTPQWKQQRFNSPWVGGDTVNLSIGQGYLLVTPIQLANAVAMTVNQGVIYRPHFLKEVRDPTSGETVRIVEPEIYKTAPISEETFKTVQENMRGVITDGTAAVVITTKAVDVAGKTGTAEVGYDDRWHAWFAANGPYGAPPEDQLVVVTMVEASNDWEWWAVRAANIIFQGIFAHQTYDEALKALHWGWLHNDRRKEN